The genomic stretch AACGTTTTGTGGTGGGCGACACCGGCGCGGAGATCAAGGGGGAGTTCCGAATCTTCCAGAACCTTAACACCAGGGCAGAAAACAACGACCTGAGCTTTGTGCTCAGCCCGGAACCCAAAGACGGCCAAAAATTATCGAACGAGGACTTCAAGGCCATTTCCGACAGTTTCCTAAAAAAGATGAACCTTGAAAAGCACCAGGCGATCATTGTCAAGCATACCGACCGGAACCATGCGCACCTGCACCTGTTCGTGAACCGGATCGACAGTAACGGCAAGGCCTACAAGGACAGTTGGATCTCCAAGGAATCGCAGACAAAGGCAGACCAGATCGCACGGGAAATGGGCTTACCAGGGCGCGCGAAGTCGAGGCGGCCAAAAAGGAAATCACAAAGGAGGTCAGGAGCCAGATCTTTGAAAAACATACAGCGGTACTGCGGCAGCGCCCCAAGGATTTCAAGGCGTACAGGGAGCTGATGAAGTCAAAGGGGGTCGAGATCCTGCCCACGATCAACAAGAGTAACAGACTGCAAGGTTTCAGGGTGGAGTTCCAGGGGCTAAACCTAAAGGCGACCGAGATCCACAAGACAATGAGCCTTTCAAAAATGGGCGT from Flavimarina sp. Hel_I_48 encodes the following:
- a CDS encoding relaxase/mobilization nuclease domain-containing protein gives rise to the protein MIARAKSIAHGGAGINYALEKDGAEIIDKRFVVGDTGAEIKGEFRIFQNLNTRAENNDLSFVLSPEPKDGQKLSNEDFKAISDSFLKKMNLEKHQAIIVKHTDRNHAHLHLFVNRIDSNGKAYKDSWISKESQTKADQIAREMGLPGRAKSRRPKRKSQRRSGARSLKNIQRYCGSAPRISRRTGS